A stretch of Rhodoferax potami DNA encodes these proteins:
- a CDS encoding NADH-quinone oxidoreductase subunit D, giving the protein MAEIKNYTLNFGPQHPAAHGVLRLVLELDGEVIQRADPHIGLLHRATEKLAESKTYIQSLPYMDRLDYVSMMCNEHAYCLAIEKLLGIEVPIRAQYIRVMYSEITRLLNHLMWLGSHGNDCGSSTILIYTFREREDLFDMYEAASGARMHAAYFRPGGVYRDLPDTMPQFKASKVRNAKGIEELNANRKGSLLDFIDDFAQRFPACLEEYHTLLTENRIWKQRTVNIGIVSPERALNMGFSGPMLRGSGIGWDLRKKQPYDAYDKVEFDIPVGKTGDVYDRYLVRMEEMKQSNRIIKQCVDWLKANPGPVITDNHKVAPPSREAMKSSMEELIHHFKLFTEGFRVPEGEAYAAVEHPKGEFGIYIVSDGANKPYRLKIRPPGFVHLASLNEMAKGHMIADAVSIIGTMDIVFGEIDR; this is encoded by the coding sequence ATGGCTGAAATTAAAAACTACACTTTGAACTTCGGTCCGCAGCATCCTGCGGCTCACGGAGTTTTGCGCCTCGTTTTGGAATTGGATGGCGAGGTGATCCAACGTGCGGATCCGCACATTGGTTTGTTGCATCGTGCGACTGAAAAGTTGGCCGAAAGCAAAACATATATTCAATCCTTGCCGTACATGGATCGTTTGGACTACGTGTCCATGATGTGTAACGAGCATGCATACTGCCTAGCTATCGAGAAGCTGTTGGGCATCGAGGTGCCGATTCGTGCGCAGTACATCCGGGTGATGTACTCGGAGATTACGCGACTGCTAAATCATTTGATGTGGCTGGGCTCGCATGGTAACGATTGCGGTAGCTCGACGATTCTGATTTACACCTTCCGCGAACGGGAAGATCTCTTTGACATGTACGAGGCCGCCAGTGGCGCCCGCATGCATGCTGCGTACTTCCGCCCAGGTGGTGTCTACCGTGACTTGCCGGATACCATGCCCCAATTCAAGGCCAGCAAGGTCCGGAATGCCAAGGGGATCGAGGAGCTGAACGCCAATCGCAAGGGTTCGTTGCTGGACTTTATCGACGACTTTGCACAGCGCTTTCCGGCTTGTTTGGAGGAGTACCACACTCTGCTGACCGAGAACCGGATTTGGAAGCAGCGTACGGTCAATATCGGGATTGTGTCGCCTGAGCGTGCGTTGAATATGGGTTTCTCAGGCCCTATGCTGCGTGGATCTGGCATCGGTTGGGATTTGCGCAAAAAGCAGCCCTATGACGCATATGACAAGGTCGAGTTCGATATCCCTGTCGGTAAGACTGGTGATGTCTATGACCGCTATCTCGTTCGCATGGAAGAGATGAAGCAGTCCAATCGCATCATCAAGCAGTGCGTGGACTGGCTCAAAGCCAACCCTGGTCCCGTGATTACGGACAACCACAAAGTGGCACCCCCTTCTCGCGAAGCGATGAAGTCGAGCATGGAAGAGCTGATCCACCACTTCAAGTTGTTCACAGAAGGTTTCCGTGTGCCTGAAGGTGAAGCTTATGCCGCAGTGGAGCATCCGAAGGGAGAGTTCGGTATCTACATCGTCAGTGATGGAGCTAACAAACCTTATCGTTTGAAAATTCGACCACCGGGATTCGTGCATTTGGCCAGTTTGAACGAGATGGCAAAGGGTCACATGATTGCCGATGCTGTTTCCATTATTGGAACCATGGATATTGTTTTTGGAGAGATTGATCGATGA
- the nuoE gene encoding NADH-quinone oxidoreductase subunit NuoE encodes MISAEMKSRFVREVAKYPSEQKQSAVMACLAIVQQELGFVSTDSEKVIAEHLSMAPMAVHEVTTFYNMYNQRPVGKFKLNVCTNLPCQLRDGQKALHHLESKLGIHMGETTADGLFTLQQSECLGACADSPVMLVNDRAMCSFMTNDRLDQLVDELRASGGQA; translated from the coding sequence ATGATCTCCGCTGAAATGAAATCGCGTTTTGTTCGCGAAGTTGCGAAGTACCCATCTGAGCAAAAGCAATCCGCAGTCATGGCTTGCTTGGCGATAGTTCAGCAAGAGCTGGGCTTCGTGAGCACCGACAGTGAAAAAGTAATTGCTGAGCATTTGTCCATGGCGCCCATGGCAGTGCATGAGGTCACTACGTTCTACAACATGTATAACCAGCGTCCGGTTGGCAAGTTCAAGTTGAATGTATGCACCAACCTGCCATGCCAGCTGCGTGACGGTCAAAAGGCTCTCCATCATTTGGAGTCCAAACTCGGAATCCACATGGGGGAAACCACTGCTGATGGCCTTTTTACACTCCAACAGAGTGAGTGTTTGGGCGCTTGCGCCGACTCACCGGTGATGTTGGTGAATGACCGCGCGATGTGCAGCTTCATGACGAACGACCGGCTTGATCAGTTGGTGGATGAACTGCGTGCCTCGGGAGGCCAAGCATGA
- the nuoF gene encoding NADH-quinone oxidoreductase subunit NuoF, with protein MSADSILAKFSASGAETCFHDRHIEPQIYAGLNGSNWGLQDYVARGGYQALRKILGKDGGEGLTQDQVIATVKESGLRGRGGAGFPTGLKWSFMPRQFPGQKYLVCNSDEGEPGTCKDRDILQFNPHIVIEGMAIAAYAMGISVGYNYIHGEIFASYDRFEAALEEARAAGFLGDSIMGSSFNFQLHAAHGFGAYICGEETALLESLEGKKGQPRFKPPFPASFGLYGKPTTINNTETFAAVPWIIRNGGQAYLDCGKPNNGGTKIYSVSGDVERPGNYEVPMGTPFAKLLELAGGVRAGRQLKAVIPGGSSSPVLPASIIMECTMDYDSIAKAGSMLGSGAVIVMDDSRCMVKALQRLSYFYMHESCGQCTPCREGTGWLSRMVDRIEGGQGRPSDMDLLDNVAENIQGRTICALGDAAAMPVRAMIKHFRHEFEYHVANKTCMVPAYV; from the coding sequence ATGAGTGCCGACAGCATCCTCGCAAAATTCAGCGCTTCCGGCGCTGAAACTTGTTTTCATGATCGCCACATCGAGCCTCAAATCTATGCAGGTTTGAATGGTTCAAACTGGGGCCTCCAAGACTACGTAGCTCGTGGCGGATACCAAGCTTTGCGCAAGATTTTGGGCAAAGACGGTGGCGAAGGACTGACCCAAGACCAAGTCATCGCCACAGTGAAAGAATCGGGCCTTCGTGGTCGCGGGGGCGCAGGCTTCCCGACAGGGTTGAAGTGGAGCTTCATGCCACGTCAATTTCCAGGCCAGAAGTATTTGGTTTGCAATTCTGATGAAGGCGAGCCTGGCACTTGCAAAGATCGCGACATCTTGCAGTTCAATCCACATATCGTCATCGAAGGTATGGCCATCGCTGCCTATGCGATGGGTATCTCGGTTGGATACAACTATATTCACGGTGAAATTTTTGCTTCCTACGATCGCTTTGAAGCTGCACTCGAAGAAGCTCGCGCTGCAGGTTTCCTTGGCGACAGCATTATGGGCAGCAGCTTTAACTTCCAATTGCATGCCGCACACGGGTTCGGTGCGTACATCTGCGGTGAAGAAACCGCACTGTTGGAGTCCCTAGAGGGCAAAAAAGGTCAGCCACGTTTCAAGCCGCCATTTCCTGCAAGCTTTGGCCTCTACGGCAAGCCGACTACGATCAACAACACAGAGACTTTCGCGGCTGTTCCTTGGATCATCCGCAACGGTGGTCAGGCCTATCTTGACTGCGGCAAGCCTAACAATGGCGGCACCAAGATCTACTCTGTAAGCGGAGACGTTGAGCGTCCGGGCAACTACGAAGTTCCGATGGGCACACCTTTTGCCAAGCTGCTCGAGTTGGCGGGCGGTGTACGCGCGGGCAGGCAGTTGAAGGCAGTCATTCCAGGCGGATCTTCATCGCCCGTATTGCCGGCCTCCATCATCATGGAATGCACGATGGACTACGACTCGATTGCCAAGGCGGGGTCGATGCTTGGGTCCGGTGCCGTGATCGTGATGGATGACAGCCGTTGTATGGTGAAGGCTCTGCAGCGCTTGAGCTATTTCTACATGCATGAATCCTGTGGTCAGTGCACCCCATGCCGCGAAGGCACGGGCTGGTTGTCCCGTATGGTGGATCGCATTGAGGGAGGGCAAGGTCGGCCAAGCGATATGGATCTGTTGGACAACGTTGCCGAAAATATCCAAGGACGCACAATTTGTGCTCTGGGTGATGCGGCGGCTATGCCTGTGCGCGCCATGATTAAACACTTCCGGCACGAATTTGAGTACCACGTGGCAAACAAGACCTGCATGGTCCCTGCCTACGTTTGA
- the nuoG gene encoding NADH-quinone oxidoreductase subunit NuoG, with product MIEIELDGKKVEIAEGSMVMHAADKAGTYIPHFCYHKKLSIAANCRMCLVDVEKMPKPMPACATPVTNGMIVRTKSEKAIKAQKSVMEFLLINHPLDCPICDQGGECQLQDLAVGYGGSSSRYEEEKRVVFHKDVGPLVSMEEMSRCIHCTRCVRFGQEVAGVMELGMSHRGEHAEIETFIGQSVDSELSGNMIDICPVGALTSKPFRYSARTWELSRRKSVSPHDSTGANLVVQVKNNQVMRVVPLENEAVNECWIADRDRFSYEALNGSDRLTSPMIKQGGEWKAVDWQTALEYVANGLKQIKTNHGANRIGALLSPHSTLEEMALTKTLIQGLGSESVDFRLRHAEFSSTQKVPYLGTSIASLSTLQRVLVVGSNLRKDHPLFAQRIRQATKAGAQVHAIVDSNADWALPLSTSQVVESAMWVQTLADIAVALAEMNGVAAPAAGTSTEAAKSVAKSLSTGERKAILLGNAAAHHEKSSSLVAIASWLAAQTGSSIGYLTEAANTVGGYAVGALPTGDGFHAGQMLTGALKAAILVNVEPEFDTAVGAASKQGLMGAEMLVTLSPFKCNMSFSDVLLPIAPFTETSGSFVNAEGRVQSFHAVVKPLGETRPAWKVLRVLGNLMSVQGMEFDSSQEVLASLESLGIQAGSVAADRLGLSVSGAIDLTPAEVRPVVASIYQLDGLVRRSSSLQLTADARAAHEVAA from the coding sequence ATGATTGAAATCGAACTCGACGGCAAAAAAGTTGAAATTGCTGAAGGCAGCATGGTGATGCATGCTGCTGATAAGGCCGGCACTTACATTCCGCATTTTTGCTATCACAAGAAGCTGAGCATCGCTGCGAACTGCCGCATGTGCTTGGTGGATGTCGAAAAGATGCCCAAGCCGATGCCGGCCTGCGCTACACCGGTCACCAACGGCATGATCGTTCGTACCAAAAGCGAAAAAGCCATCAAAGCGCAGAAGTCCGTCATGGAGTTTCTGTTGATCAACCATCCTTTGGACTGCCCGATTTGCGACCAAGGCGGTGAATGCCAATTGCAGGATCTAGCAGTGGGTTACGGCGGCTCCTCCTCACGTTATGAGGAAGAGAAGCGCGTCGTGTTCCACAAGGATGTTGGCCCACTCGTTTCCATGGAAGAGATGAGCCGTTGCATCCACTGCACCCGCTGTGTCCGTTTCGGGCAAGAGGTTGCCGGTGTGATGGAGCTTGGCATGTCGCATCGTGGTGAACATGCTGAGATTGAGACCTTTATTGGCCAGAGCGTTGACTCTGAGTTGTCCGGCAACATGATTGATATTTGTCCGGTGGGTGCTCTCACGAGCAAGCCATTCCGGTACAGCGCTCGCACCTGGGAGCTTTCACGTCGTAAATCAGTGAGCCCTCACGACTCAACCGGTGCCAACTTGGTTGTTCAAGTCAAAAACAATCAAGTCATGCGCGTCGTTCCTTTGGAGAACGAAGCCGTGAACGAGTGCTGGATTGCCGATCGTGATCGCTTCTCTTATGAAGCGCTTAATGGTTCTGACCGCTTGACGTCCCCAATGATCAAGCAGGGCGGTGAGTGGAAAGCTGTGGACTGGCAAACTGCACTAGAGTATGTTGCCAACGGTTTGAAGCAAATCAAAACTAATCACGGCGCAAACCGCATTGGAGCCTTGCTAAGCCCTCACAGTACGCTGGAGGAAATGGCTCTCACCAAGACGCTTATTCAGGGACTCGGATCTGAAAGCGTGGACTTCCGTCTTCGCCATGCAGAGTTTTCCAGCACGCAAAAGGTCCCTTATTTGGGAACGTCGATCGCGTCTTTGTCCACTTTGCAGCGGGTACTGGTTGTCGGCTCGAATCTGCGTAAAGACCATCCGCTTTTTGCACAGCGCATCCGCCAGGCTACCAAGGCTGGAGCACAAGTGCATGCCATCGTCGATTCCAACGCGGATTGGGCGCTGCCTTTGTCTACAAGCCAGGTCGTGGAATCTGCCATGTGGGTTCAAACCTTGGCCGATATTGCCGTTGCCTTGGCTGAGATGAATGGTGTTGCTGCACCTGCGGCCGGTACTTCGACCGAAGCTGCGAAGTCAGTGGCCAAATCCCTGAGCACTGGTGAGCGAAAAGCCATCTTGCTGGGTAATGCGGCGGCCCACCATGAGAAGTCCTCCAGCTTGGTCGCTATCGCCTCATGGCTTGCTGCTCAAACTGGCTCCTCTATCGGATACCTGACAGAAGCAGCCAACACCGTGGGTGGATATGCGGTGGGAGCGTTGCCAACAGGTGATGGTTTTCATGCAGGTCAGATGCTGACCGGCGCACTGAAAGCGGCGATCCTGGTGAATGTTGAACCTGAATTCGATACCGCTGTCGGAGCTGCGTCCAAGCAGGGCTTGATGGGGGCCGAGATGTTAGTGACCCTCAGTCCTTTTAAATGCAACATGTCGTTTAGCGATGTGCTTCTGCCGATCGCGCCATTTACTGAAACGTCCGGTTCATTCGTGAACGCCGAGGGCCGTGTCCAAAGTTTCCATGCGGTGGTGAAGCCCTTGGGTGAAACTCGCCCCGCCTGGAAGGTACTTCGCGTATTGGGCAACCTTATGTCGGTTCAAGGCATGGAGTTTGATTCGAGTCAAGAGGTTTTGGCCTCTTTGGAATCGCTTGGTATCCAAGCAGGCAGCGTAGCCGCTGACCGTTTGGGCCTAAGCGTGAGTGGAGCTATTGACTTGACGCCGGCAGAAGTGCGTCCGGTTGTGGCCAGCATCTATCAATTGGATGGCTTGGTACGTCGCTCGAGTTCCTTGCAGTTAACAGCGGATGCGCGTGCCGCACATGAGGTGGCAGCATGA
- the nuoH gene encoding NADH-quinone oxidoreductase subunit NuoH → MIDTIYSTGLGLFSVPVWASVLWPVIWTLLKIVIVVLPLMGAVAYLTLWERKFLGWMQVRVGPNRVGPWGLLQPIADALKLLTKEILVPTAANRGLFFVGPILTIMPAMAAWAVIPFGPDVALANINAGLLFVMAITSMEVYGVVIAGWASNSKYAFLGALRASAQMVSYEIAMGFCLVIVLMVSSSMNLSDIVAGQATGQFAAAGLNFLSWNWLPLLPIFVVYIISGLAETNRHPFDVVEGEAEIVAGHMVEYSGMSYAMFYLAEYANMWLISILAALMFLGGWLSPFDHALVNWIPGWIWLGLKTFAIVSLFIWVRATFPRFRYDQIMRLGWKVFIPVTLVWLLVVGLWMQTPLNIWK, encoded by the coding sequence ATGATTGACACTATTTACAGCACAGGCTTGGGTTTGTTCAGTGTGCCTGTATGGGCATCCGTGTTGTGGCCGGTCATTTGGACGCTCTTGAAAATTGTCATTGTGGTCCTCCCTCTCATGGGCGCTGTGGCCTATCTCACTCTTTGGGAGCGGAAGTTCCTGGGTTGGATGCAAGTGCGAGTGGGGCCTAACCGTGTAGGACCATGGGGTCTTTTGCAACCAATCGCCGATGCGTTGAAGCTTTTGACCAAAGAAATTTTGGTCCCTACAGCTGCGAACAGAGGTTTGTTCTTTGTGGGCCCGATTTTGACCATCATGCCGGCCATGGCGGCTTGGGCCGTCATTCCTTTCGGGCCTGATGTGGCGCTGGCCAATATCAATGCGGGATTGCTGTTTGTTATGGCCATTACCTCCATGGAGGTTTATGGCGTCGTGATCGCGGGTTGGGCTTCAAACTCGAAATATGCGTTCCTAGGAGCGCTCCGCGCGTCCGCACAAATGGTGAGCTACGAAATTGCCATGGGCTTTTGCCTCGTGATCGTGCTCATGGTGTCCTCCAGCATGAATCTTTCAGATATCGTGGCGGGACAGGCGACTGGTCAGTTCGCAGCCGCGGGCTTGAATTTCTTGTCTTGGAATTGGTTGCCACTCCTCCCAATTTTTGTGGTCTACATCATCTCCGGCCTTGCTGAAACCAACCGTCACCCGTTTGACGTCGTTGAAGGCGAAGCCGAGATCGTTGCCGGTCACATGGTCGAGTATTCCGGCATGTCATACGCGATGTTCTACCTGGCTGAATACGCCAATATGTGGCTTATTTCTATTCTTGCAGCCCTTATGTTTCTGGGCGGCTGGTTGTCCCCCTTTGACCACGCGTTGGTAAATTGGATACCTGGCTGGATCTGGTTGGGACTTAAGACTTTCGCGATTGTCAGCTTGTTCATTTGGGTACGTGCTACCTTCCCCCGTTTTCGTTATGACCAGATCATGCGCTTGGGTTGGAAGGTATTCATTCCCGTAACGTTGGTTTGGTTATTGGTGGTCGGTTTGTGGATGCAAACGCCTCTGAACATTTGGAAGTGA
- the nuoI gene encoding NADH-quinone oxidoreductase subunit NuoI, whose translation MSTQTTARPASAFSIKDFLYSFLLVELFKGMALTGRYLFRKKVTVQFPEEKTPLSPRFRGLHALRRYENGEERCIACKLCEAVCPAMAITIESDVRDDGSRRTTRYDIDLTKCIFCGFCEESCPVDSIVETHILEYHGEKRGDLYFTKDMLLAVGDRYETEIAANKQADAKYR comes from the coding sequence ATGTCTACACAAACTACGGCTCGCCCGGCTTCGGCCTTTTCCATCAAGGATTTTCTCTACAGCTTTTTGCTGGTGGAGTTATTCAAGGGAATGGCTTTGACAGGCCGTTACTTGTTTCGCAAGAAAGTTACTGTTCAATTTCCTGAGGAAAAGACGCCTCTTTCACCGCGTTTCCGTGGTCTGCATGCGTTGCGGCGCTATGAAAATGGGGAAGAACGTTGCATTGCCTGCAAATTGTGCGAAGCGGTGTGTCCTGCGATGGCGATCACTATCGAGTCCGATGTCCGGGACGATGGTTCCCGCAGGACGACACGTTACGACATCGACCTGACCAAATGCATTTTTTGCGGCTTCTGTGAAGAAAGCTGCCCCGTTGATTCCATTGTTGAAACACACATTTTGGAGTACCACGGGGAAAAGCGTGGCGATCTGTACTTCACCAAGGACATGCTCCTGGCGGTGGGAGATCGCTACGAAACCGAGATTGCCGCAAACAAGCAGGCAGATGCGAAGTACCGATGA
- a CDS encoding NADH-quinone oxidoreductase subunit J: MNVTTGLFYVFAAVLLFAAFRVITARNPVHAALYLVLTFFQAAMIWMLLKAEFLSITLVLVYVGAVMVLFLFVVMMMDINVENLRVGFWKHFPLAAVVGVVIALEMAAVLMGGFRVVDDPAAFAAATAAEPSNAKALGKLLFNQYIVQLEVAAAILLVAMIAAIALTLRARKDSKYVSPGEQVRVKSVDRMTVLKMDATKSAPVVETVDTEQKA; encoded by the coding sequence ATGAATGTTACGACCGGACTTTTTTACGTCTTCGCTGCGGTGCTCTTGTTCGCAGCGTTTCGAGTGATCACTGCGCGCAATCCAGTGCACGCGGCGCTGTATTTGGTGTTGACCTTCTTTCAGGCAGCGATGATTTGGATGCTGTTGAAAGCGGAATTCCTGTCCATCACACTAGTGTTGGTGTATGTCGGCGCTGTCATGGTGTTGTTCCTTTTCGTTGTGATGATGATGGACATCAACGTGGAGAATCTGCGTGTTGGTTTTTGGAAGCATTTCCCGCTTGCAGCCGTTGTGGGCGTTGTGATTGCTTTGGAAATGGCCGCTGTGTTGATGGGCGGGTTCCGGGTAGTGGATGACCCAGCCGCCTTTGCTGCTGCTACTGCAGCTGAGCCAAGTAACGCAAAGGCTTTGGGTAAGTTGCTTTTCAACCAATATATTGTTCAGCTTGAAGTGGCTGCAGCCATACTTCTGGTCGCCATGATTGCGGCAATCGCACTGACCTTGCGCGCTCGCAAGGACAGCAAATATGTGTCTCCCGGTGAGCAGGTACGTGTCAAGTCGGTAGATCGCATGACAGTACTCAAGATGGACGCTACGAAGTCTGCGCCAGTGGTTGAGACAGTTGATACGGAGCAAAAAGCATGA
- the nuoK gene encoding NADH-quinone oxidoreductase subunit NuoK, whose amino-acid sequence MTLTLGHFLSLGAMLFALSVVGIFLNRRNLIVLLMAIELMLLAVNTNFVAFSHYLNDMHGQIFVFFILTVAAAEAAIGLAILVLLFRNKSSISVDELNTLKG is encoded by the coding sequence ATGACTTTGACCCTGGGGCACTTCCTATCACTGGGTGCGATGTTGTTCGCACTCTCGGTAGTCGGGATATTTCTTAACCGTCGCAACCTGATCGTTTTGTTGATGGCGATTGAGCTGATGTTGCTGGCAGTGAATACAAATTTCGTGGCCTTTTCCCACTATTTGAATGACATGCACGGCCAAATTTTTGTTTTCTTTATCCTGACCGTGGCCGCTGCTGAAGCTGCTATCGGACTCGCGATTCTGGTTTTGCTGTTCCGCAATAAATCCAGTATCAGCGTGGATGAGCTCAATACTTTGAAGGGTTAA
- the nuoL gene encoding NADH-quinone oxidoreductase subunit L → MSQTLSASTLLAVPLAPLAGAVLAGVFGTKFGGNWFGRKLSHSLTILGVFISFVLSAMTLMSVVNDGARFNETIYTWMVVGGLKMEVGFLVDSLTAMMMCVVTFVSLMVHLYTVGYMEEDEGYNRFFAYISLFTFSMLMLVMSNNLLQLFFGWEAVGLVSYLLIGFWFNKPTAIFANMKAFLVNRVGDFGFILGIGLIGAYTGSLNYTEIFAKTNDLSALVFPGTDWMLVTVICICLFIGAMGKSAQFPLHVWLPDSMEGPTPISALIHAATMVTAGIFMVSRMSPLFELSDTALNLILVVGSITALFMGFLGIIQNDIKRVVAYSTLSQLGYMTVALGVSAYSVAVFHLMTHAFFKALLFLGAGSVIMGVHHNQDIRWMGGLRKYMPITWITSLLGSLALIGTPLFSGFYSKDSIIEAVHASNLPASGFANFAVLAGVFVTAFYSFRMYFLVFHGKERFDQNPDAHHDDHGHGDHHHDAVPHESPWVVWVPLVLLAIPSVLIGYFTIGPMLHGDFFKDVIYVNHTLHPAMEEISSKFHGAAAMASHSLSTLPLWLAVAGVVSSYVFYMMFPAIPAAIKRVAQPIYTLLENKYYLDWFNENVLARGARLLGTGLWKVGDQAIIDGAVVNGSWKLVGLLSGFVRKAQSGYLYHYALVMILGIFVLMTYFVWLK, encoded by the coding sequence ATGAGCCAGACCCTTTCTGCGTCGACATTGCTAGCCGTACCCTTAGCGCCACTTGCCGGTGCTGTGTTGGCAGGTGTATTTGGTACGAAATTTGGTGGCAATTGGTTTGGTCGCAAGCTTAGCCACAGCCTCACTATTCTCGGCGTCTTTATTTCCTTCGTTTTATCTGCGATGACGTTGATGTCGGTCGTGAATGACGGAGCACGATTCAACGAAACCATTTATACCTGGATGGTCGTTGGTGGTTTGAAAATGGAAGTTGGCTTCCTGGTGGACTCCCTGACCGCCATGATGATGTGTGTGGTTACCTTCGTCTCTCTCATGGTTCACCTGTACACGGTGGGTTACATGGAAGAGGACGAGGGTTACAACCGTTTCTTTGCTTACATATCCTTGTTTACTTTCTCGATGCTGATGCTCGTGATGAGTAACAACTTGCTCCAGTTGTTCTTTGGCTGGGAGGCGGTGGGCTTAGTGTCTTACTTGTTGATCGGGTTTTGGTTCAATAAGCCGACGGCAATTTTTGCCAACATGAAGGCATTTTTGGTCAACCGGGTAGGCGACTTCGGCTTCATTTTGGGTATTGGTCTCATCGGCGCTTACACCGGTAGCTTGAATTACACCGAAATTTTTGCGAAAACCAATGATCTTTCAGCCTTGGTCTTCCCCGGTACTGACTGGATGTTGGTCACAGTAATTTGCATCTGTTTGTTCATCGGCGCCATGGGCAAGTCCGCGCAATTCCCTTTGCACGTTTGGTTGCCCGACTCTATGGAAGGCCCAACGCCCATCTCCGCGTTGATTCATGCTGCCACGATGGTGACTGCAGGTATCTTCATGGTCTCGCGTATGTCTCCATTGTTTGAGCTGAGTGACACAGCTTTGAATTTGATTCTCGTGGTGGGTTCTATTACTGCGCTGTTCATGGGCTTTTTGGGCATCATTCAGAATGACATCAAGCGAGTTGTCGCTTATTCGACTCTGTCTCAGCTCGGCTACATGACGGTCGCTTTGGGCGTGTCTGCTTATTCAGTAGCAGTCTTCCATTTGATGACCCACGCATTCTTCAAGGCACTGTTGTTCCTTGGTGCGGGCTCGGTCATTATGGGGGTCCATCACAACCAGGACATTCGTTGGATGGGCGGTTTGCGGAAGTACATGCCGATTACCTGGATTACCTCGCTGCTTGGCTCGTTGGCCCTGATTGGCACCCCGTTGTTTTCTGGCTTTTACTCAAAGGACAGCATCATCGAGGCGGTTCACGCCAGTAACCTGCCTGCGTCCGGCTTTGCCAATTTCGCGGTGCTTGCAGGCGTGTTCGTGACGGCCTTCTACTCTTTCCGTATGTACTTCTTGGTATTTCACGGAAAAGAGCGCTTCGACCAAAACCCTGATGCCCACCATGACGACCATGGTCATGGCGACCATCACCATGATGCGGTTCCCCATGAGTCCCCGTGGGTGGTCTGGGTGCCATTGGTTTTGTTGGCGATCCCTTCCGTACTGATTGGATATTTCACCATCGGGCCTATGCTCCACGGTGACTTCTTCAAGGATGTCATCTACGTCAATCACACCTTGCACCCAGCGATGGAAGAGATTTCCTCCAAGTTCCACGGTGCCGCTGCAATGGCGTCTCATTCATTGTCGACGTTGCCTCTTTGGCTCGCGGTGGCAGGTGTGGTGTCTTCCTATGTGTTCTACATGATGTTCCCGGCGATACCCGCTGCCATTAAGCGGGTTGCCCAGCCAATCTACACCTTGCTCGAAAACAAGTACTACTTGGACTGGTTCAACGAGAACGTATTGGCACGTGGTGCGCGACTCTTGGGAACTGGTTTATGGAAGGTCGGCGACCAAGCCATCATTGATGGTGCTGTGGTCAACGGTTCCTGGAAGTTGGTGGGCTTGCTCTCTGGATTTGTGCGCAAAGCACAGTCGGGCTATCTCTACCACTATGCATTGGTCATGATCCTCGGGATTTTTGTGCTGATGACTTATTTCGTTTGGCTCAAGTAG